One genomic region from Bacillus sp. SLBN-46 encodes:
- a CDS encoding UvrD-helicase domain-containing protein, producing the protein MIVQGAAGSGKTTIALHRISYFLYSFGFQFPPEKLMILAPNRLFIDYISAVLPELGVNKINQTTYIDFMRSCLGQKIKLFSPNSKLMKLLENNGANKSIQWVSSYKGSLEFKELINRFIKDLENKLAPEKDFVVENSVLMKGQKLKKLFLKEYTYLPIYKRLGKIKNLLEDDVKKKKSIMLSNLHKKYEEALDKALYNTKMKPEKRKQIVVSLMERKEERKKRVEQEAKVAVKRYMDAFVMKDIFTLYKELMSSPETIKKHSTTLTNQECKLLSKYCQRIFTRGAYELEDLAPLFFMKVKLEGIDEKYKMRSIFIDEAQDYSYFQFAALKEGFETDLFTIVGDLAQGIHSYRGLNSWTPLLKEIFPNANYQALQKSYRTTVEIMNLANDILKLIDQDLPKVVPVIRHGDKPRYIRIDPTNLEHVRLQLEQDISTLKKEELHSIAIIGRTERDCQRIHQLFEDSYLPIQLLEEKEEMKKGHIVILPSYLSKGLEFDAVLLVCLEEPYSEVDLDIKLLYVSMTRPMHRLYLFGKEPADFLLNSADTLHFES; encoded by the coding sequence ATAATCGTTCAAGGGGCCGCCGGAAGCGGGAAAACAACTATCGCACTCCATAGAATCTCCTACTTTCTTTATTCCTTTGGGTTTCAATTTCCTCCAGAAAAATTAATGATTCTCGCACCAAACCGCCTGTTTATTGACTATATCTCAGCCGTCTTACCTGAATTAGGGGTCAATAAGATCAATCAAACCACCTATATCGATTTTATGAGAAGTTGCCTAGGCCAAAAAATAAAACTATTTTCCCCAAACTCCAAGCTAATGAAGCTCCTTGAAAATAACGGAGCAAATAAATCGATTCAATGGGTGTCTAGCTATAAAGGTTCACTAGAATTTAAGGAACTGATCAATCGTTTTATAAAGGATTTGGAAAATAAGCTTGCCCCAGAAAAGGATTTTGTCGTTGAAAATTCCGTACTTATGAAGGGACAGAAACTCAAAAAACTTTTTCTAAAAGAATATACGTACTTACCAATCTATAAAAGGCTCGGGAAAATAAAAAACCTATTAGAAGATGATGTGAAAAAGAAGAAATCCATCATGCTATCGAATCTTCACAAAAAATATGAAGAAGCCCTCGATAAGGCTCTTTATAACACAAAGATGAAACCTGAAAAAAGAAAGCAAATCGTGGTTAGTTTAATGGAGAGAAAGGAAGAACGAAAAAAGAGAGTGGAGCAGGAGGCAAAGGTCGCTGTAAAAAGATATATGGATGCGTTTGTCATGAAAGATATTTTTACCTTGTATAAGGAACTAATGTCTTCCCCTGAAACGATTAAAAAGCATTCCACTACTCTTACAAATCAAGAGTGTAAGCTTCTAAGTAAATATTGTCAGCGAATCTTTACTCGAGGAGCCTACGAGCTTGAAGATTTGGCACCGTTGTTTTTTATGAAGGTAAAACTGGAAGGCATCGATGAAAAATATAAGATGCGCAGTATTTTTATTGATGAAGCGCAGGATTACAGCTATTTCCAATTTGCAGCATTAAAAGAGGGGTTTGAAACGGATTTGTTCACCATTGTGGGAGATTTGGCACAAGGCATTCATTCCTATCGCGGCTTGAATAGCTGGACACCTTTATTGAAAGAAATCTTCCCGAATGCAAATTATCAAGCCTTACAAAAAAGCTACCGGACAACTGTAGAAATTATGAATTTGGCAAACGATATCCTGAAGCTGATTGACCAAGACCTGCCAAAGGTTGTACCCGTCATTCGTCATGGTGATAAACCACGCTATATAAGGATTGACCCTACGAATCTCGAACATGTGAGGCTGCAGCTGGAACAAGATATATCCACACTCAAAAAGGAAGAGCTGCACTCAATCGCGATTATTGGTCGTACCGAAAGAGATTGTCAAAGGATTCATCAGCTTTTTGAAGATAGTTATCTTCCGATTCAGTTGTTAGAGGAAAAAGAAGAAATGAAGAAGGGACATATCGTGATTTTACCTTCTTATTTGTCAAAAGGGTTGGAGTTTGATGCTGTTTTGCTTGTCTGCTTAGAGGAACCGTATTCTGAAGTAGATCTAGATATCAAATTGTTGTACGTTTCGATGACTAGGCCGATGCATCGGTTGTATTTATTTGGGAAAGAGCCGGCAGACTTCTTATTAAATAGTGCGGATACTTTACACTTCGAATCATAA
- a CDS encoding nitroreductase family protein, with protein sequence MKLQYKENYLIDLKMLVCYSYIKKGVTAMEFNDVIHGHRSIREYEDREVSQELLEQILDAGIRASSSGNMQSYSIVVTKDKDLKKKLYTAHMDQSMVVDAPILLTFCADFNRMRKWLALNDAPVQFDNFMSFMIGAIDATLAAQNCALAAENAGLGICYMGSTLANCDQIGELLNLPPNVVPVVGYSLGYPTENPAPRDRLPRHGLVHYDQYRDYSDEEILEIYKERNEKGWKRYMDVPRLKEMTERLGLKNLAQIYTIAKYTKESHHEFSQTVLKYLESQNFMKNE encoded by the coding sequence ATGAAGCTTCAGTATAAGGAAAATTATCTTATAGATTTGAAAATGCTGGTTTGCTATAGTTATATAAAAAAAGGAGTGACCGCTATGGAATTTAACGATGTAATACACGGGCACAGATCTATCCGAGAATACGAAGATAGGGAAGTCAGTCAAGAACTGCTGGAACAAATTTTAGATGCCGGCATTCGTGCCTCTTCAAGTGGCAATATGCAATCTTATTCCATTGTTGTCACAAAAGACAAAGACCTTAAGAAAAAATTATACACCGCACATATGGACCAATCGATGGTAGTGGATGCACCGATTCTATTAACTTTTTGTGCTGATTTTAATAGAATGAGAAAATGGCTTGCGTTGAATGATGCACCGGTACAATTTGATAATTTTATGAGCTTTATGATTGGTGCCATTGATGCGACGTTGGCAGCACAAAACTGTGCCCTGGCCGCAGAGAATGCTGGGCTGGGCATTTGCTATATGGGCTCAACGCTAGCCAATTGCGATCAAATTGGTGAGCTGCTAAACTTACCACCAAATGTCGTACCAGTTGTGGGTTATTCATTAGGGTATCCTACAGAAAACCCTGCTCCACGTGATCGACTACCAAGACATGGACTTGTTCACTATGATCAATACCGTGATTATTCGGATGAAGAAATTCTAGAAATCTACAAAGAGAGAAATGAAAAAGGCTGGAAACGTTACATGGACGTCCCTAGGCTTAAGGAAATGACAGAACGATTAGGATTAAAGAATCTTGCTCAAATTTATACTATTGCCAAATATACGAAAGAATCTCATCACGAGTTTTCACAAACCGTGCTGAAATACTTAGAGAGCCAGAACTTTATGAAAAATGAGTGA
- a CDS encoding M20 family metallopeptidase: MLAVYNYVDDQEVVNLTQALVRIPSVYRPHDPMGNESRAAQYVYEYLKGLGLEVYIEEVVKGRPNVIGILDSGRPGKTILFEGHTDVVTEGDWDAWSYDPFGAVIEGGRMFGRGTNDTKGNLSAAIAAVHAIKKSNVKWNGKVILCVPCDEEGMMIGIKHFIKRGWAQGVDGAIICEPEENQICITQKGAMRAVIRTYGKMAHGAMPLAGINPNTRMAQIICELMALEEQEKQRLGHHQYLGFPSITPTIILGPEKGEPQINVIPDHCYSAMDIRTVPGQNHDQLRADMEKILARLGSKDPDFKATIEVIESRPWTETSLEDPIVRASVESFRSVAGKDPIYNGVPGATDGTFLHLAGIPIVTTGAGDRHIPHQINEYIDVAELVEASRIYAQTAMLFLNE; the protein is encoded by the coding sequence ATGTTGGCTGTATATAATTATGTGGATGATCAGGAAGTTGTAAATTTGACTCAAGCTCTTGTTCGGATTCCAAGTGTTTACCGCCCACACGACCCTATGGGAAATGAAAGCAGAGCGGCACAGTATGTTTATGAATACCTAAAGGGTTTAGGGCTTGAGGTATATATCGAAGAAGTCGTCAAGGGGCGTCCTAATGTCATTGGTATTCTTGATTCCGGCAGACCTGGAAAAACGATTCTCTTTGAGGGACATACCGATGTAGTGACAGAGGGGGACTGGGATGCCTGGAGCTATGATCCATTTGGGGCCGTAATTGAAGGCGGAAGAATGTTTGGCAGAGGAACGAACGATACAAAAGGAAATCTATCAGCTGCGATTGCAGCGGTCCATGCTATTAAAAAAAGTAATGTGAAATGGAATGGAAAGGTTATTTTGTGTGTCCCTTGCGATGAGGAAGGCATGATGATTGGCATTAAGCATTTTATAAAACGGGGCTGGGCACAGGGGGTGGACGGTGCCATCATCTGTGAACCGGAGGAAAATCAAATCTGCATCACTCAAAAAGGGGCGATGAGAGCGGTAATTCGTACTTATGGAAAAATGGCTCATGGTGCCATGCCGCTAGCCGGGATCAATCCCAATACAAGAATGGCACAGATTATTTGTGAACTTATGGCACTCGAAGAGCAAGAAAAGCAGCGACTCGGTCATCACCAATATTTAGGTTTTCCAAGCATTACCCCAACAATTATTTTAGGGCCGGAAAAAGGTGAGCCGCAAATCAATGTCATTCCTGATCATTGTTATAGTGCCATGGATATACGCACAGTACCTGGACAGAACCACGACCAGTTGCGGGCTGATATGGAGAAAATTTTAGCTCGACTGGGTTCCAAGGATCCAGACTTTAAAGCCACAATAGAGGTGATTGAAAGTCGGCCTTGGACAGAAACGAGTTTGGAGGATCCGATTGTGAGGGCTAGTGTGGAATCATTCCGTTCAGTTGCCGGAAAGGATCCGATTTATAATGGCGTACCAGGGGCCACAGACGGAACCTTCCTTCACCTAGCTGGTATTCCTATTGTCACAACAGGAGCGGGTGACCGTCATATCCCCCATCAAATCAATGAATATATTGATGTAGCAGAATTAGTGGAAGCATCAAGGATTTATGCCCAGACGGCGATGCTGTTTTTGAATGAGTAA
- a CDS encoding P1 family peptidase, whose product MYDQITDVPGVKVGNKENQQALTGCTAILFDGGAVAGVDVRGSAPGTRETDLLNPVNLVDKVHAICLSGGSAFGLDAASGVMQFLEEEDIGLDVGVAKVPIVPAAVLFDLPHGDPKVRPDKQMGYEAAKAATTEMFNMGNYGAGCGATVGKLAGLDFCMKGGLGSASLRLNNGVVIGAIVAVNPVGDVREPSTGEILAGPYKEGGILDSIKLLEQNYSPTVPAGSNTTIGVVAVNAELTKAEATKVAQMAQDGYARTIFPAHTMFDGDTIFAVATGGERIPVDVIGGLAAKVMERAILNAVQSAESVGGIIAHKDVAKNQ is encoded by the coding sequence ATGTATGACCAAATCACGGATGTACCAGGTGTAAAAGTAGGCAATAAAGAAAATCAACAGGCATTGACGGGTTGTACAGCCATCCTTTTTGATGGTGGTGCAGTTGCGGGAGTGGACGTTAGAGGGTCCGCTCCCGGAACACGGGAAACGGACCTTTTAAACCCAGTTAATCTAGTAGATAAAGTGCATGCCATCTGTTTAAGCGGAGGCAGTGCGTTTGGTTTGGATGCCGCTTCCGGTGTGATGCAATTTTTGGAGGAAGAAGATATCGGTTTAGATGTGGGTGTTGCTAAGGTTCCCATTGTCCCAGCAGCAGTCTTGTTTGACCTTCCTCACGGTGACCCAAAGGTTCGACCAGATAAACAAATGGGGTATGAAGCAGCAAAAGCGGCAACAACTGAGATGTTTAACATGGGAAATTATGGAGCCGGCTGTGGAGCGACGGTTGGTAAATTAGCCGGTCTCGACTTTTGTATGAAGGGCGGTCTCGGAAGTGCATCGCTTCGCTTAAATAATGGTGTTGTGATTGGAGCGATTGTTGCGGTCAATCCAGTCGGAGATGTCCGTGAACCTTCCACGGGGGAAATTTTAGCAGGGCCGTATAAGGAGGGGGGGATTCTTGATAGTATCAAGCTCCTCGAACAAAACTATAGCCCCACCGTTCCAGCTGGGTCGAATACAACCATTGGAGTGGTTGCAGTAAATGCAGAATTAACGAAGGCAGAGGCAACAAAGGTTGCACAGATGGCACAGGATGGATATGCAAGAACGATTTTTCCAGCCCATACCATGTTTGATGGAGACACGATTTTTGCTGTTGCCACAGGAGGGGAAAGGATTCCAGTGGATGTTATTGGTGGCCTGGCAGCAAAGGTCATGGAGAGGGCAATTCTTAATGCGGTTCAATCCGCTGAAAGTGTTGGAGGAATTATCGCTCACAAAGATGTAGCTAAAAATCAATAA
- a CDS encoding ECF transporter S component → MKKSLTVRDIVIAGVLGAIAILLGVTRLGYIPVPTAAGNATIMHIPAIIGGIMQGPVVGLIVGAIFGISSFLNATVPLFKDPLVSILPRLLIGVVAWLVYVGLRRRSEYVAVGAAAFIGTLSNTVFVLTMAVIRNYLTAGVAWTVGITNGIPEAIVGTIVTLAVVLAWKQIGKSQKSKISKDV, encoded by the coding sequence ATGAAAAAGTCATTAACGGTTCGTGATATTGTCATTGCTGGTGTGCTGGGTGCGATTGCCATTCTTTTAGGGGTAACACGGTTGGGCTATATACCTGTTCCAACAGCAGCAGGGAATGCGACCATCATGCACATTCCTGCAATTATTGGAGGAATTATGCAGGGGCCAGTGGTTGGCTTAATTGTTGGAGCCATTTTTGGGATTTCTTCGTTCCTTAATGCAACAGTCCCTCTCTTTAAGGATCCTTTAGTTTCCATTTTACCTCGCTTATTGATCGGTGTGGTTGCCTGGCTTGTGTATGTTGGACTCCGCCGCAGAAGTGAATACGTTGCTGTTGGAGCAGCTGCATTTATCGGGACATTGTCGAATACGGTATTTGTGTTAACGATGGCTGTCATCCGCAATTATTTAACCGCAGGAGTTGCTTGGACCGTCGGAATAACAAACGGAATTCCAGAAGCCATTGTAGGTACGATTGTGACATTAGCAGTTGTATTAGCTTGGAAACAGATAGGGAAATCTCAAAAATCAAAGATATCTAAGGATGTATAA
- a CDS encoding energy-coupling factor transporter transmembrane component T: MSSEFEISRSITIGQYVPTGSFIHRLDPRIKLLSFVILVLAIAFNTSYIGNAIGLVLSLYLFWASKIPISYGLSGVKPAIPFIIILAILQLLFQGQLFSDGRVYVDYGFILITSESIRLVVVSAVRFVEIIFLSSVLTLSTSTTELTHSIQSLLSPLKKIHFPVHEISLITTIAIRFVPTFAIEMEKMMKAQASRGADFGTGDWWRIIQRTKEMFPIIIPLFNIALSRAEDLILAMESRCYTPGGDRSSFFMYKALTKDYLVLLVGLLFSVLLLFYPFPF; this comes from the coding sequence ATGTCCAGCGAATTTGAAATATCCCGTAGTATAACAATCGGTCAGTACGTCCCAACGGGCTCGTTTATTCATCGATTAGATCCAAGAATAAAGCTTCTTTCTTTTGTCATTCTCGTGTTAGCAATTGCCTTTAATACGAGTTATATCGGAAATGCCATTGGTCTAGTCTTATCTCTTTATTTATTCTGGGCATCCAAAATTCCTATCAGCTATGGACTATCTGGTGTGAAACCAGCGATTCCTTTTATTATCATCTTGGCGATTTTGCAGTTGCTTTTTCAAGGACAGCTCTTTTCAGATGGTAGAGTGTATGTTGATTATGGTTTTATTTTAATCACCAGTGAAAGTATTCGATTGGTGGTTGTTTCAGCTGTTCGATTTGTTGAAATTATCTTCTTAAGCAGTGTTCTTACCTTATCTACTTCCACCACAGAATTAACACACTCCATACAAAGCTTATTGAGTCCGTTAAAAAAAATTCATTTCCCGGTCCACGAAATCTCTCTAATAACAACAATTGCGATTCGATTTGTCCCAACCTTTGCTATCGAGATGGAAAAAATGATGAAAGCACAAGCCTCAAGGGGAGCTGACTTTGGTACCGGAGACTGGTGGAGAATCATTCAAAGAACAAAAGAAATGTTTCCAATTATTATTCCATTATTTAATATCGCATTGTCAAGGGCTGAAGACCTGATTCTTGCCATGGAGTCTCGCTGTTATACGCCAGGGGGTGACAGGAGTTCCTTCTTCATGTATAAAGCCCTAACGAAGGACTATCTTGTATTATTGGTTGGGTTGTTATTCTCTGTACTACTACTTTTTTACCCGTTTCCTTTTTAA